The genomic segment CCGCTCTCCCCCGGCACTTCCTGATACGATAAGACGATAAGGATAGTATTCCACAAACGCCCTTGCGGGAGCAACTTTGAGCGTTCGTGGAAGAAACGGTCTAATATCGGCGGGCGACCTGCTCCAGTTATTAATCCAGCTCTGCCCGTGAAAATAAATCCCGGATCAGCGTTTCGTCCTCGCAGGCTGCCCTAAAGGCGCGGGCGAAGCGGACGACCGCTTCCCGGTCTCCGGAATAGGCGCTGAACATGTCCGCCTCCGGATCGAACCGGACGACGCCGGTCAGCTCGGGCATCCGCTCCTCCAGGAATACGGCAGCCAGCGAAGCCCAATCGTAGCCGCTGCCTTCGAACCCTTCGTCCTCCCGCATGCGGAACAGCTCTTGCTTATAAACGCCGGCATTCACAATGACGGAAGTGCCGCTGCCGTAATCGACGAGCTTGAACGGAGCCAGCTCCCCGTCCAGCATTTCGTCCCGACCGCGATTCTCCTCGCCGCTTCGTCCGGCCGCCGCGGCTTCATTTCTCAACTGCGCGATCACTTGCGCCGCCGCTTCGTCGTTGAACCGCAACCTGCCGTTTTCCGACTCGATCGCCCCTTGTCGCATCCGTTCGTCCAGCCATTCCGACACAAAGTCCGGTGCATAGCCGTTCGTGGCAAATCCTTCGCCAAACACCAGCATGTCCGGATAGCGCTTCAGATAAGCTTCCCGGTCCGTATCCGGATACGTCTTGGTATAAAGCCAGAACTGAACGTCGTACATCAGCTTCGACAGGGCGTCGGCGTGGAGGGAAAAGTAGCCTTTCTCCTCCACGATTCTTCTGCCTACGGCGCGGATGAGTTCCTCGACCGGTTCGAACGTCGACGCATTGCCGCACAGCTCCGCCAGCAGCGGCGTGAACTGGCCGTCGGTCACCCGCAGCAGATCCTGCTCCGCATCCTCGGCCGAAGTGTCGTACACCTCTTCGTTCACCAGCCCGCGGATAAAATCTTCGAAGTTCGAGGCGAGGAAAGTTATACGGTAATCCTGCTCCTGATCGATATGGACGACCTGAGGCTCGCCTTGCGGTCCGCAGTCTCGGTAATCCAGCATGACTACATCATGGCCGGCGGACGGGCAGTCGCAAAAAACGACCCCGATGTCGGGATAGCCCCACTCTTCGATCATGAACGGACTTCCGAATTCTCCGGTCAGCGAATATTCTTTGTCCCGGCCGATCCCCATGATGCCCGTAATCGCGATGTGATCGTCCGCCCACGAAGTCGGCCCTTTCGTCGGAAAACACGTATTGCGCGGGATGCCCCCGTTTTGCAGCTTCATCAGGTGAATGTAGCCGGCCGGCAGCTTGTAACCGAGCTCCTCTTCCACCTCGGCGATCAGTTCGTCCGTCGGCGGATCGGACACGTAGCTGTCGCGCGCGTACTCGCTGTCTTCCCAGAAGTCCGAAAAATCCAATTGCTCGAACGGAACTTCGGGATGATTGCGGGCCGAAGCCGGCTTGGCGGCGAGACGCTCGGCTTCCGAACGGCTCAACCTCAGCAGCGTCTTCGTCAGCTCGTCCGAGGGATCGAGACTGTGGGCCTGCTCGAACGCCGCGATCGCCTCCTCGTAGCGGTCCAGATAGTAGTAGGAATACCCCGTCCGAAAATGCCACAGCACATCCGCGGCGCCTTGCTCGGCTACCGACAACAGCAGCGTCAGCGCCTCCTCGTAGCGGTTGAGGTTATTGTAGGCTCTAGCCAGGTGGCTGGTAAGCGTGTAGTCCCGCTCTTCCGGGGGAATCTGCTCGATTTTGTCGACGATTTCGCCATAGCTGCTCTTGCGGTGCCAATCGTTCAGTTGCTCGATCAAGTTTTTGGCCATGGTCGGCGCCTCCGAATATGTACAAATTTGGATGTTTCAAAATAGGGCCAATTGAATTTACCCAAATCCGTCGCAGTTCAACTCTTTCCCGACCGGTTTGTCGGCCATTTTCTTCGTTATAGATCGCGACGCTCCGGCAAGCAGGCATAAAAAGCCCGGACGGTATCCATCTCTGACCGTCCGGGCTTCCGCATGACCTATGAAATAGCTGACCGGCCTTACTCGAAGCCGCCCTCCGGCATGATCGCCGGACGCTCCGCCAGCGGCTCAAGCGCGATGTGGCGATCTTCGGCGGACGCCTGGAGCAGTCCGTTCATCGTCTCGAGCACGTGCAGCGCCAGTCTGCCGGATGCCCTGTGCGGGCGGCCTTCGGCAATCGCGCGCGCCATGTCGATGACGCCGATGCCGCGCATGTTGTCGTCGTAGCCGAAGGCGAGCGGCACGTCCTCATAGTCGCCGCCCGGCTTTTTCAGCTTGACCGGACCGCCGAACGTATTCGGATCCGGTACGCGCAGCGTGCCTTCGGTGCCGTGGATCTCGATGACATTGGTCTGGCTCGTGCCGGCCGCAACGTCGAAGCTCGTGATCAGCGTGCCTACCGCGCCGGATGCGAAATCCAGCACGCCGGCGATATGCGTCGGCGTCTCGACCGGGATGCGCTCGCCCTTCTTGGCTCCGCTGCCGATGACGCGCTCGGGCAACGAGACTGCTGCGGAAGCGGTGACGCGGCGGATCCCGCCGAGCAGGAAAATGAACGCGGTCAGATAATACGGACCCATATCGAACAGCGGACCGCCGCCCTTTTGGTAGAAGAAGACAGGGTCCGGATGCCAGGCTTCAGGTCCGCTGCCCATCATGAAGCCCGTCGCCGCGATCGGCCGTCCGATCGCGCCTTCGTCGATCAGCTTGCGGCAGGTCTGGATGCCGCCGCCCAGGAAAGTCTCTGGCGCGCAAGCGATGCGCAGCCCCTTGGACTCGGCCAGCGCGACGACGTCGCGACCGTCCTGGAGCTCGACCGCGAGCGGCTTTTCCAGATAGACGTGCTTGCCGGCTTCGAGCGCGCGGCGGCTGATCTCGGCGTGCGAGGCCGGAATCGTCAGGTTGACGACGATGTCGATCTCGGGGTCCGCGAGCAGCTCCTCGACGGTATATGCTTTCGGCACGCCGAACTCCTGCGCGCGCGAGCGCGCACGCTCGACGTCGATGTCCGCGCACGCCACGACTTGCACGTCGGACGAGGCCGTAAGATTTTTCAGGTAAATCGCGCTGATATTGCCGCAGCCGATCAGGCCGATCCGATTTTTGCTCACGCTTATCATCATACTCCTTCGCGATTGGGTTAATCGCTTCCATTATACAGCTTGTCGCCCACGCATTGTTGTCCGTTTCTTGTTCGATTTTGGGTCTGTGCGCAAAAACGATTGCGTAACGCGATGCCTATCCGCTATAATCATGGATATAAAGAGTCTATAATGTCACCAAAAGGAGCGTGCACATGGAACAGTTACTGGATGCGGCGATCATCGGGGGCGGACCGGCGGGATTAAATGCGGCGCTTGTGCTCGGGAGAGCCAGAAAAAACGTAATCGTGATCGACGAAGGCCTGCCGCGCAACCGGGTCACGCATGAGTCGCACGGATTTCTGACGCGGGACGGGATCAAGCCGGACGAATTCAGACGCATTGCCGTCGAGCAGATTCGGGCCTATCCGTCGGTCCGGTTCGCCGCGGATATCGCCGTCGATATCGCGGGAGCGGACGGCGACTTCAAGATTTCGACCAAGGAGGGCCGTACCTATCGGGCGAAAAAGCTGTTGCTGGCCGTCGGCAAAAAGGATCGTCTGCCCGCGATCGAAGGTCTGACCGACGTCTACGGGAAGAGTGCGTTCGTCTGCCCGTATTGCGACGGCTGGGAGCTG from the Cohnella hashimotonis genome contains:
- a CDS encoding Imm51 family immunity protein; amino-acid sequence: MAKNLIEQLNDWHRKSSYGEIVDKIEQIPPEERDYTLTSHLARAYNNLNRYEEALTLLLSVAEQGAADVLWHFRTGYSYYYLDRYEEAIAAFEQAHSLDPSDELTKTLLRLSRSEAERLAAKPASARNHPEVPFEQLDFSDFWEDSEYARDSYVSDPPTDELIAEVEEELGYKLPAGYIHLMKLQNGGIPRNTCFPTKGPTSWADDHIAITGIMGIGRDKEYSLTGEFGSPFMIEEWGYPDIGVVFCDCPSAGHDVVMLDYRDCGPQGEPQVVHIDQEQDYRITFLASNFEDFIRGLVNEEVYDTSAEDAEQDLLRVTDGQFTPLLAELCGNASTFEPVEELIRAVGRRIVEEKGYFSLHADALSKLMYDVQFWLYTKTYPDTDREAYLKRYPDMLVFGEGFATNGYAPDFVSEWLDERMRQGAIESENGRLRFNDEAAAQVIAQLRNEAAAAGRSGEENRGRDEMLDGELAPFKLVDYGSGTSVIVNAGVYKQELFRMREDEGFEGSGYDWASLAAVFLEERMPELTGVVRFDPEADMFSAYSGDREAVVRFARAFRAACEDETLIRDLFSRAELD
- a CDS encoding Gfo/Idh/MocA family protein is translated as MSKNRIGLIGCGNISAIYLKNLTASSDVQVVACADIDVERARSRAQEFGVPKAYTVEELLADPEIDIVVNLTIPASHAEISRRALEAGKHVYLEKPLAVELQDGRDVVALAESKGLRIACAPETFLGGGIQTCRKLIDEGAIGRPIAATGFMMGSGPEAWHPDPVFFYQKGGGPLFDMGPYYLTAFIFLLGGIRRVTASAAVSLPERVIGSGAKKGERIPVETPTHIAGVLDFASGAVGTLITSFDVAAGTSQTNVIEIHGTEGTLRVPDPNTFGGPVKLKKPGGDYEDVPLAFGYDDNMRGIGVIDMARAIAEGRPHRASGRLALHVLETMNGLLQASAEDRHIALEPLAERPAIMPEGGFE